GAAACCGTCGCTGTCAGAAAGAGAATCTGCACCTGAATATCAAAGCCCTTGATGACCAGCAAACTGAGCACAATGATAACCAGCCCCAGCGTTCCGAGTGTCGGAAAGACTCGGCTGGACGTCCAGCCCGCCGCCAGCCCGATTCCATAACAAGCCGTCCCCGCTAAAAAACCGGAAATCAAAGAGGAAATCAGGTCATTCCGAAAGGCCGCATTATAAAACGCAAAGTTCCTGAACAGAACCATCGAAACAGCGCCCAGACCTGCCGTAAAAAAGAGGTTCGGAATAAGACCGGCCGCAACCCGGGCTGCAAAAACCTGCCGACGAACCGTTCCCCGGCTCAGCAGAAAAGCCGACAGGCGGCGCATCCGATCAAAATACATCTGCGAAACGCCCAGAACCGCTAATACCACACACAGAAACGGATACGGGTACACAACCCCCTCTTTGAGACGAAGTGCCTCTTCCGTCCCCCGAAAAGCCGCAGAGGCAAGCAAAAGAACCGCAGCGACCCATAACAGCAGAAACACCAGATAAAACACCCACATATCTTCGATTTCTCTTCGAATCAGCGTCCACATAATCGCCCGCTCCTTTCTGTTAAACCGTCTGATAGACCGGCTCCGTTCTCGTGCATTCGAGAAAGATTTCTTCCAGATTCATCGGGATTTCCACAATCTCCTGCGGCTGCAGCGACTGAACCATTTTCATTTTCAGCGCATTCCAGTTGGCGGCCGTGAAGACCAGCTCTCGTCCCTCCTTGTGCTGGCGGATTAATTCGGTCAGGTAAAGCCGCTCGGGAGCCTGGTCGGAAAAAATCACACGAAATTTTCGTATTCCGTTTTTCAGTCCCTCAAGGGTGCAGTCCGCCGCCAGCCGTCCGTTCACCAAGATTCCGATTCGATCCGCAATACGTTCCACATCGCTGAGAATATGCGAACTGAACAGAATTGTCCGCCCCTGACGCTGAATGACGTCAATCGCCAATTCAAGAAACTGCCTTCGGACAACCGTATCCAGCCCGAGGGTCGGGTCGTCCAGAATCAGCAGCTCCGGTTCTGCCGCCATCGCCAAAGTCAGATTCAGCTGAGCCCTCATTCCGGCGGACAGGTCTTTGACCTTCCGATTCATCGGCAGATTGAATAAACCCGCCAACTCCTCGAAAAGATTCTGATTCCAGCATCCGGCCAGCCCCCTGCACAGAGCAGCCAGACGGCCCGCCGTGTATGTCCCGATTAAAGGATGTCCTTCTGCCGTATACCCGATTCGGGTTTTTGTCTTTCTGGAAAGCATCTGCGAATCCTCCCCGAAAAGAAAAGCCCTTCCGCGGGTCGGACTTTCCAGACCGAGCAAAATCCGTATCAGCGTGGTTTTGCCGGCACCGTTTCGCCCCAAAAGACCGTAAATACATCCTTGAGGAATTTTCAAAGTCACTCCTTTCAGAACAGACCGGCCGTCATAATACTTCACCAGCCCCTCCGTCTGCACAACATACGTGTCCATTTTCATCTCCTTTGTGTATCGATATTGTAGCTTTTTAAGGTTTCTTCAAACCACTCCTTCAATCGTTCTGGAGCCACCTTAAGAAGGACGGACTCGACGGCCGCTTGTTTCAGAAATTGGCAGACAATTTCCTTCTTGGCCGTTTCGCTGAGTCGAGAGGAGATTTCGGACACAAAAGAACCCCCGCCCGGTCTGGTATTTATGAGCCCTTCCTGCTCCAAATATTTGTAAGCTTTCGCAATCGTGTTCGGATTGATAACAAGCTGCACGGCCAGCTGGCGAATTGTCGGCAGCTGTTCACCCGGAAGGAACCGTCCGGAAGCAATCTCCTGTTTGATTTGGTCGATTATCTGCTGATAAACCGGCCGTTCAGAACTGGAAACAATTGTAATCTGCAAAACGTTTCCTTTCTTGTTGTACTATTACAACTAATACAAGTTTAACAAAATAAACTTTTAAAGCAACAAAAAATGTTTTTTCCTAAAAACAAAAAAGAGGAAAGAGGTATATTTAATACAAAATAAACATCCTTAAATGTGACATCAACCTTCCCCTCTCACTCCGCCGGGCGGCATTGGAGTTGGAAATCCGCCTGGAGCAAAGCCGCCAGGGGTAAACCCACCCGGTGTAAAACCGCCGGGAGTCGGCGACAGCCCCGGTTGAGGAGTCCGACCGACAAAAACCTCATTTTCAGCCTCACGCTCCGCTTCCTGGACATCTCGATAATTCTTCCGCAGCTCCGCCGACCAGTTCGGCTGACGGATTGGCAGTTTTTCAAGCACACCGTCTTCCTTTGCATAGAGAATACTCACAAACTCCCGCCGACGCAGAGCCGTCATCGTCCCAGACCAATCTACTTCTGAAATCTGGTCCAAATAAAGATAAGGAGTCGTAAAATCAACTTTTTCAGGCCTGACAGCTCCCATCATCCCCGCCCCTTCCGCAGGCATCGGCATTCCGCCGCCCATCATAGGAGGCGGAGGCGTCGTTCCTTCCATTCCAAGTCCCGCACCGGCCTCTGCAGGAGACGTCGTCGTTTTTTTCACCTCGACAACCGACCCAATCGTCTGTCCCGGAAGAACCTCGAAATCCTGACTTCTCCAGCGACCCATATAATATTTGGAAACCCGGACATTTACCGCTATCGGATTTGTTTTAGAAACATCCATCGGGAAAATATGAAGGGTCTTCGGAATGGAAGCAATTAGCGGTTCGTTCTTTTTTGCGATTGTTTCTGCAAACGGCGTCCACAGAACCACCTGATTCTTGAACTCCTGCTGCTCCGCCTTAAACCAGTCCTTACCGGCAATCGGATTAAACATCCCTACACGAATACGATATTGATAGGTCTTGCCCGGCTGAACCGTATCATCATGAGCCCAAATCAGCAGCGGCTCCGTCCTTTTCCACCAGTCATCTGTCAGCAGTTCCTTCTGAAAATCCCGCCAAACGTCTTCTATTGTGCGCTGACGAGTACCCGGACGAACAGCGCCTCCCGGCCCTGTCGGAGCGGCCGTCTCCGGCATCATTTCCCCTGCTCCGGGTCGAACCGGTTCACGTCCTCGCGCCGGCTGTTCCGGACGAGCCGGACGCGGCTGTCTTCCCGGCTGAGTCGGACGCGGCCCGCCGGCCCCCGGAAACGGAGTTTCTCCTCCGGCTACCCCTCCTCGCCCCGCTCCCGCTGCGCCGGCACCGGCAGCCTGCTGAGCTGCTCGGCGGGCTTCATCCCGCTGCTGCTGGAGAAGCTTTTGAGCCTCTTCCAGAAAAGGCGGCGGCATCCAGTACTGGTAGCGGGATGTAGCAAAATCATACGCACGCTGCTGCAGAAGAGACGACTGTCGAATTCGCTCCTTGAACTGCTCCATCTGAACGGAAACACCTCCTCCGCTCAGGTCCTCGGTACGGTCCGGCAGCTGGTCAAAAAGTTTTTTGTAGGCAATCGTCTGGGGAACCGGCACACGCACCCATGGTCCCCAGGTCCCATCCGGAAGCTGTTCTCTTCGCTGCAGTTCCACCCGAGCGGCCACCGGTACAGCCAAAACAGGGTCCCTGTGGGCCGGTCTGACACCCAATCCCATAAAGGCGGATTGAAACTGCTGAACAATCCGGCGGACATCCAGCCGTGCCGACACAGTTACGAAATCCACATCTCCAATCTGAGTCGGAACATTGTCATACGGCATTTCCGGCGTAATCTCTTCCGTCGGAACATACGCCGCTGCACGGATATAAGCCATCTGAACATCCTGGAGAGGAGGAATCTCCGGCACAGCATATTCCCGGTCCGTCTCGATCGGCTGGCGTCCAATGCCGGGAAGCATCGGATAAACCTGCAGATTCAGAGAAGGAATGGAGGAGCTGAGCAGCCGTTCAAAAGAAGGAATAAAATCCGGCTGCGGCATTGCAACGGCATCGGAAGGACTTTCGATTTTTTCACGAAGACGCTCGGCCTTTTGAACCAGCTTGGTCTGTGCCGAACCGGGAGATTCCCTGCGCCCGTCGATCACAGGACCAAACGGATTGCGAAAAATAAACAGCCACAGCAGCCCGATGCTGATCAGGCCGATTCCGGCAAGAATGATTTTATCGAAATGCTGCTCAAGAAAGTTCTCTCGTTTTTTGCTCATGAAAATATCCTGTGCACACTTTATTCCGTTTTCATCACTTTAAGCCGCCGTAAAGGGGGCCTTTCAATATCCTCCCGGCCCCATCGGCACAGAGGACGCACCCTGCTGGGACTGCCCCAGAAGGACCTTCACCGGTTCCGGCTTAATCTCATCGTATGCTTTTCGAAGAAACAGATATTCGCAAACCAGGTCCACCCGCATCACGGCATCTGTACCGTACCGATAGTAGAGATGAGGAAGACTCTGTTTATCGACCGCGGAAAAGGTGCTGGCAAGAATCGTAATCTGATTATGACGGGCCTGTCGGAGCTCGCCGTTTTCCTTGAATCCCTCTCGATAAACATGAGGCTTGGCGGAACACAGCTCCTTCAGAAACGCCTGTGTATAGCGGCTGTCCACAATAACCGAGACTGCAAAATGGACTACATCCATTTCGTCGTTGCAGGTCCGCCCCGTCCAGGGACGCGAGACCAGCGGACTGGTCGAACCCGCTAAAACATAAGCCGGAGGGTCGGCCATTGCTGAAGCGGCAAGGCCTCCGATTCCGCCGATGCCGATACCGCGTGGGATATTCCCCGTCGGATACGGAGACACCATTGAAACATCAGACACCGGTCGCTGAAAACTGACTCCCAGCAGACGTTTAACGGGAGAATCGGCTACCCGCTGCGAACCGGTATTCATCGCTTCAATGGCCGCCACCACGTCTTCATAAATCCAATAAGCCGTTTGAGAAAACCAGCAGTCGCGCAGGGCCTGTTCGGCACCGACAAACTGATAAGACTCCCAAAAATCGTACCAGGAAAAAACACGCGGATTGGCATACATCACAATCCGTTCCGCTCGGGCATTGCAGACAGCGTTTACCATCGGATTCTCTGCGGTTGAGCCTCCAAAACCGATTCCCCCTGCACCTCCTCCAACATACTCGCCGCCGCGGACCGCTCCCGCCCCCGGTCCTGCGCCCGCAGCACGGATTTCGGCATCCGAAGGAGCATCCAGGGCCTTCAACCGCTCGGTAACCATCTGTTCAATCGCAGCCCGATAACGCCGCCCGAAATCCTGATAAATTTGTGAAGATGTATCCGCCGATTTCGGGAAAATCCCATATTTAATCAAATCCCGCATCGAAGACTGAAGGGACATTTTCTGAACCGCTTCCGCATCAGTCTTGTACTGCTGAAGAATCCTTTGGATCTGTTCGGCCTGTTCCTTGGGCGGAGTTGTCCGAGTCAGACTGTCGAGGGTTTGAGCGATTTTCTCCCATTCCTGTTTCTTTTCACTGACCGTGCGCCCAATCAAAATGGTCGGAAGAAACAGAATCAGTCCTGCCAGCAGCAGCCCCGCCGGAAGCAAAAGCGCCGAATATTTCTTAAGATACCCTTTGACTATATCCATAACCATTTTTGTTGTTCCTTGTTGTATCGAAATTCTTTCCCGCGAATTCCAAACTTTTTAAAATTCGCCGCCTCCCCTGCCCCCGCCGCCTCCAGGCCCCGCCGGAACCGCACC
This portion of the Anaerohalosphaeraceae bacterium genome encodes:
- a CDS encoding ABC transporter ATP-binding protein, which translates into the protein MDTYVVQTEGLVKYYDGRSVLKGVTLKIPQGCIYGLLGRNGAGKTTLIRILLGLESPTRGRAFLFGEDSQMLSRKTKTRIGYTAEGHPLIGTYTAGRLAALCRGLAGCWNQNLFEELAGLFNLPMNRKVKDLSAGMRAQLNLTLAMAAEPELLILDDPTLGLDTVVRRQFLELAIDVIQRQGRTILFSSHILSDVERIADRIGILVNGRLAADCTLEGLKNGIRKFRVIFSDQAPERLYLTELIRQHKEGRELVFTAANWNALKMKMVQSLQPQEIVEIPMNLEEIFLECTRTEPVYQTV
- a CDS encoding GntR family transcriptional regulator → MQITIVSSSERPVYQQIIDQIKQEIASGRFLPGEQLPTIRQLAVQLVINPNTIAKAYKYLEQEGLINTRPGGGSFVSEISSRLSETAKKEIVCQFLKQAAVESVLLKVAPERLKEWFEETLKSYNIDTQRR